A stretch of the Hyalangium minutum genome encodes the following:
- a CDS encoding uroporphyrinogen-III synthase, protein MERRLEGKRVLVTRPKERVEELCFLLEDEGAEVLSLPLLELRPPEDPRPLMAAAESIQRYRWVVFASPSAVEALMEALREAGTADLMGRVRVAAVGPRTARVAESYGLKVAAEPTESTGLGLFEALRSELHPDDEVLLPAAEEGRRELELALREQGVRVTRVTAYRTTPAALPPEAQELLRTAPPDVVLFASPRTVEVFLEAAGRERLEQARVVAIGPTTAGALARLGIEVAAVAEQPTPEGLVDAASRAIHG, encoded by the coding sequence GTGGAACGGCGACTCGAAGGCAAGCGCGTCCTGGTCACGCGCCCGAAAGAGCGGGTGGAAGAGCTGTGCTTCCTCCTGGAGGACGAGGGTGCGGAGGTGCTCAGCCTCCCCTTGCTGGAGTTGCGTCCTCCCGAGGATCCCCGGCCGCTCATGGCCGCTGCGGAGTCCATTCAGCGCTACCGGTGGGTGGTGTTCGCCAGCCCCTCGGCTGTGGAGGCGTTGATGGAGGCCTTGCGCGAGGCGGGCACGGCGGACCTCATGGGCCGCGTGCGCGTGGCGGCGGTGGGGCCACGCACGGCCCGTGTGGCCGAGAGCTACGGCTTGAAGGTGGCCGCCGAGCCCACCGAGTCCACGGGCCTGGGGCTCTTCGAGGCGCTCCGGTCCGAGCTTCACCCGGACGACGAGGTGCTCCTGCCCGCCGCCGAGGAGGGGCGCCGCGAGCTGGAGCTGGCGCTGCGTGAGCAAGGCGTGCGTGTCACCCGGGTGACGGCGTACCGGACCACGCCCGCCGCGTTGCCTCCCGAGGCCCAGGAGCTGCTGCGCACCGCTCCGCCGGACGTGGTGCTCTTCGCCTCGCCGCGCACGGTGGAGGTGTTCCTGGAGGCCGCCGGCCGCGAGCGGCTGGAGCAGGCCCGGGTGGTGGCCATTGGCCCGACGACTGCGGGCGCGCTGGCCCGGCTGGGCATCGAGGTGGCTGCGGTGGCCGAGCAGCCCACCCCTGAAGGGCTCGTGGACGCCGCGAGCCGAGCCATTCACGGGTAA
- a CDS encoding protein kinase domain-containing protein, translating into MPTRAATYSLSPEAPRFTVGSRTYAAVRSLGPYGVGERFLARPVDAGEPGALVLIQRLHATPSEGDRRRLLEEARLLRLLNHPSIPRVLAVAPGAQRPWVALEYVEGMSLERVLNRAVVRRQPMSAPFAASVVAQVADALHAAHGLEDERGQLLHLVHRDVCPRHIFLTRDGEVQLTAFGAAFTTRPGRPATPGLLVKGTGEYSAPEVLVHRVPDARADIFSLGLILLELLSNRYLLDPSDEGVPRALPGHLAKLENRLRAEDPGWAPPAHLAARAEHLRPEDVERVTAGAPAALRAVVLRALRLQPEERYASALTLRDELHGFLAQQAQPYGKEERLAELQRRISTRGYRREGVETSQEPVPAEFRRPRAGMEG; encoded by the coding sequence ATGCCCACTCGAGCTGCCACCTATTCCCTGTCTCCGGAAGCCCCTCGCTTCACCGTGGGCTCGCGTACCTACGCCGCCGTTCGCAGCCTGGGGCCGTACGGCGTGGGGGAGCGCTTCCTCGCGCGCCCCGTGGACGCTGGGGAGCCGGGAGCGCTGGTGCTGATCCAACGGCTGCATGCCACACCCAGCGAGGGAGATCGCCGGCGGCTGCTGGAGGAAGCGCGGCTGCTGCGTCTGTTGAATCACCCCAGCATTCCGCGCGTGCTCGCGGTGGCGCCGGGCGCGCAGCGTCCGTGGGTGGCGCTGGAGTATGTGGAGGGCATGTCCCTGGAGCGGGTATTGAACCGGGCCGTCGTGAGGCGCCAGCCGATGTCGGCGCCGTTCGCGGCCTCTGTCGTCGCCCAGGTGGCGGATGCGCTCCACGCCGCGCATGGGCTGGAGGATGAGCGCGGGCAGTTGCTCCACCTCGTTCACCGGGACGTCTGTCCGCGCCATATCTTTCTGACCCGCGATGGAGAGGTTCAGCTCACCGCCTTTGGCGCGGCGTTCACCACGCGTCCAGGGCGTCCTGCCACGCCGGGCCTGCTCGTGAAGGGGACCGGGGAGTACTCGGCGCCCGAGGTCCTGGTGCACCGGGTGCCGGACGCCCGCGCGGACATCTTCTCCCTGGGGCTCATCTTGCTGGAGCTGCTCAGCAACCGCTATCTGCTGGATCCTTCGGATGAGGGCGTGCCGCGCGCCCTGCCCGGTCACCTGGCGAAGCTGGAGAACAGACTCCGGGCCGAGGATCCGGGCTGGGCGCCGCCCGCGCACCTGGCGGCCCGTGCCGAGCACTTGCGGCCAGAGGACGTGGAGCGTGTGACTGCCGGGGCGCCTGCCGCACTGCGCGCCGTGGTGCTCCGGGCCCTGCGGCTCCAGCCGGAGGAGCGGTACGCTTCCGCCTTGACCCTGCGGGATGAGCTGCACGGCTTCCTCGCGCAGCAGGCCCAGCCCTACGGCAAAGAGGAGCGGCTGGCGGAACTGCAGAGGCGGATCTCCACACGGGGGTATCGCCGGGAAGGCGTGGAGACGAGCCAGGAGCCGGTGCCTGCAGAGTTCCGGCGCCCCCGCGCTGGAATGGAGGGCTGA